In one Colletotrichum destructivum chromosome 2, complete sequence genomic region, the following are encoded:
- a CDS encoding Putative Wax synthase domain-containing protein, whose amino-acid sequence MAAGITTTLGLPDLATPVLANITKPSLANVSSPVLATIVRDTYRAAFKARVAAGEARPFVLPYAIFATFIVPILYMTIPHTKRPWLYHARWLVLGYIIMFNLDILKDTSSTNMSMSYTAGLSAFWGIMSNVTMLVFTAPQFDYERVVRRKATKPTSSSKSSEPSSRSSSPGDRSASPNVPGLRRRVGSKKRRAGRVTAPEVNLDEYEYYWQAYPENGTFLERLGWVIDLYTNFRGVGWSWAVPSVPSPAPPSRPGTGEMVKMDTIPLETFAGCQTYKDENEFLRRKLIPIGFAYLLLDIFKVTIIEDPYFVLGNSSLPLPPHLAALPSWVLPVYRHAAVIGAIYSALVMVFGVHDLFQYYALSKFFPMRGELWQYSTVFGSFTQILDRGLAGFWGAWWHQTFRHAFSAPVNFAVKHGYLEKRARSTKMIGMLIAFLLSGLLHGAGSVSSIPETKWWKPALFFWLSGVGVLIQQLFCTALKPHISKLPRVLRRLGNLLYVVAWLHVTVRSLADDFAQTGLWLMEPVPLSVVRALGFGRGEVSWWKPDMEAIGHWHTGQHWWDSGFSY is encoded by the exons ATGGCAGCTGGCATCACCACCACGCTAGGCTTACCCGACCTCGCCACGCCGGTCCTCGCCAACATTACTAAGCCAAGTCTCGCCAACGTCAGCTCTCCGGTTCTTGCTACCATCGTCCGCGACACCTACCGCGCTGCCTTCAAAGCCCgcgtcgcggccggcgaaGCGAGGCCGTTTGTGCTGCCGTACGCCATATTTGCAACTTTCATCGTACCCATTCTATACATGACCATCCCGCACACGAAGAGGCCATGGCTCTACCACGCGAGATGGCTTGTTCTTGGTTATATCATCATGTTCAACCTCGACATCTTGAAGGACACCTCCAGCACGAACATGTCTATGTCATATACTGCCGGTCTATCAGCATTTTGGGGAATCATGTCCAACGTCACCATGCTGGTGTTCACGGCTCCGCAGTTTGATTACGAAAGAGTCGTTCGCAGAAAGGCCACGAAGccaacgtcgtcatcgaAATCCTCCGAGCCTTCTAGCAGATCAAGCTCACCCGGAGATCGCTCTGCCTCGCCGAACGTACCGGGCCTCAGAAGGCGAGTTGGCAGCAAAAAGCGAAGAGCTGGCCGAGTAACAGCGCCAGAGGTCAATCTCGACGAGTACGAATATTACTGGCAGGCTTACCCCGAGAATGGCACTTTCCTTGAGAGACTCGGCTGGGTAATTGACCTCTACACCAACTTCAGGGGAGTCG GTTGGTCTTGGGCTGTCCCGTCGGTCCCCAGTCCGGCTCCACCATCTCGCCCGGGCACGGGCGAGATGGTCAAGATGGACACCATCCCGTTAGAGACATTCGCTGGATGCCAGACCTACAAAGACGAGAACGAATTCTTGCGAAGGAAGCTTATCCCCATTGGGTTTGCATACCTCCTATTAGACATATTCAAAGTCACCATCATAGAGGATCCCTACTTTGTCCTCGGCAATAGTTCAttgcctctccctcctcacCTCGCGGCTCTCCCATCCTGGGTTCTTCCTGTGTACCGACATGCTGCCGTCATTGGCGCCATATACTCTGCTCTGGTCATGGTCTTCGGCGTTCATGACCTTTTCCAGTACTACGCTCTCAGCAAGTTCTTCCCCATGCGGGGTGAGCTGTGGCAGTATTCGACAGTGTTCGGCTCCTTTACCCAAATTCTGGACAGGGGCTTGGCTGGCTTTTGGGGTGCTTGGTGGCATCAGACCTTCCGGCACGCCTTCTCCGCGCCGGTCAACTTTGCCGTGAAGCATGGCTATTTGGAAAAGAGGGCGCGGAGCACGAAGATGATTGGCATGCTGATTGCCTTCCTTCTGTCGGGCCTGCTCCACGGTGCCGGAAGTGTCAGCTCGATCCCCGAGACGAAGTGGTGGAAGCctgccctcttcttctggctGTCAGGTGTAGGCGTTTTGATCCAGCAGTTGTTCTGCACCGCTCTGAAACCCCATATCTCGAAGCTACCTCGAGTCTTAAGGAGGCTTGGAAACCTTCTTTACGTGGTCGCGTGGCTGCATGTTACCGTTCGGTCGCTGGCGGACGACTTTGCGCAGACCGGTCTTTGGCTCATGGAGCCTGTTCCTCTCTCTGTCGTAAGAGCGTTGGGATTCGGACGTGGTGAGGTCTCTTGGTGGAAGCCCGACATGGAAGCGATCGGTCACTGGCATACTGGACAGCACTGGTGGGATTCTGGATTCAGTTACTAG